A portion of the Thermothelomyces thermophilus ATCC 42464 chromosome 5, complete sequence genome contains these proteins:
- a CDS encoding NADP-dependent dehydrogenase-like protein codes for MPVYVITGTRAGIGLEHVRQLSQAASNTVFALVRSAAGDLATLKSIQQTAAAKVHILECDVSSESSIAALPDRIREASGDANIKINTLINNAAVLHAREQTALTLTPAALNDHMRSNLLGPALVLQALLPLLAPGARVANISSGAGSLTLLATGRITPEITPYSLSKAALNMLTVHQQAQLRARSGGGGSGIVVVAVDPGHVKTEMGGPNAVVEVEDSARAVLKLVEGLTERDGGKFWLYNGEELPW; via the coding sequence ATGCCCGTCTACGTGATCACCGGCACCCGTGCTGGAATCGGCCTGGAGCACGTCCGCCAGCTGTCGCAGGCCGCTTCCAACACCGTATTTGCGCTCGTCCGCAGTGCGGCAGGCGACCTCGCGACCCTGAAATCCATCCAGcagaccgccgccgccaaagtGCACATCCTGGAGTGCGACGTGTCGTCCGAGTCCTCGATCGCGGCGCTCCCCGACCGGATTCGCGAGGCGTCGGGCGACGCCAACATCAAGATCAACACGCTCATCAACAACGCCGCCGTCCTGCACGCGCGCGAGCAGACGGCCCTCACGCTGACGCCCGCCGCGCTCAACGACCACATGCGGTCCAACCTGCTGGGGCCGGCGCTCGTGCTGCAGGCGCTCCTGCCGCTGCTGGCGCCCGGCGCGCGCGTGGCCAACATCTCGTCGGGCGCCGGATCCCTCACCCTGCTGGCCACGGGCCGGATCACGCCCGAGATCACGCCGTACAGCCTCAGCAAGGCGGCGCTCAACATGCTGACGGTGCACCAGCAGGCGCAGCTGCGGGcgcgcagcggcggcggcggcagcggcatcgtcgtcgtcgccgtcgacccGGGCCACGTCAAGACCGAGATGGGCGGGCCCAACGCggtcgtcgaggtcgaggacaGCGCGAGGGCGGTCCTGAAGCTGGTCGAGGGCCTGACGGAGCGGGACGGCGGCAAGTTCTGGTTGTATAACGGGGAGGAGTTGCCGTGGTAA
- a CDS encoding sugar transporter-like protein (Sugar transporter-like protein) yields the protein MPKARSRVPVKVNVGTSADPIVTRLVQEDKIPWYKKPNLRRMYIFLFLCCMGVEMTSGFDSQLINTLQYAETFHKYLGNGRKDEDGNYAIEPGLLGFVNSCYQLGSIFAVPIAPWFAQRFGRRWSIMLGSLIMVGGAIIQGFAQHVAMYIIARMILGMGILFCIISGAALIGELGHPKERAVLTSLFNSSYFIGQILASAITIGTTEMKTNWAWRLPSLLQICPSLLQIVTVFFLPESPRFLISKDRDDDAKEVLIKYHAEGDASSLLVQAEIVQIRETIRTEMEVSNQSWMELVSTYGMRRRLVITLFIGLFTQLSGNTLLSYYSGKLFEMMGYTEASVKTRINVANACWSLLNATTIAFLVPYFKRRHMFMTSALSMCAVFIAITVSLERTQAAQDAGFKNTAAGISGLFWYFAFAPCYNMGNNALTYTYLVELWPYSHRSRGIGVQQIFGKLGGFFSTNVNSIALDAIRWKYMAIYCGWIFFEFLIVFFLYPETSGRTLEELAFLFEDASLNEKAAAAVEKQIHYGDEKVVHEEGQPAAKSVV from the exons ATGCCCAAAGCCAGATCCAGAGTGCCCGTCAAGGTGAACGTGGGGACGTCCGCCGACCCCATCGTCACCCGCCTCGTGCAGGAGGACAAGATCCCATGGTACAAGAAGCCGAACCTGCGGCGCATGTacatcttcctcttcctgtGCTGCATGGGCGTTGAGATGACCTCGGGTTTCGACTCGCAGCTTATCAACACGCTCCAGTACGCAGAGACCTTCCACAAGT ACCTGGGTAACGGCCGCAAGGATGAGGACGGAAACTACGCCATCGAGCCCGGTCTTCTCGGCTTCGTCAACTCGTGCTACCAGCTCGGATCCATCTTCGCCGTCCCGATCGCGCCCTGGTTCGCCCAGCGCTTTGGTCGGCGGTGGTCCATCATGCTCGGATCCCTGATCATGGTCGGCGGTGCCATCATCCAGGGCTTCGCGCAACATG TTGCCATGTACATCATCGCCCGCATGATCCTCGGCATGGGCATCTTGTTCTGCATCATCTCGGGCGCCGCCCTGATCGGCGAGCTCGGCCACCCCAAGGAGCGTGCCGTGCTGACCTCGCTCTTCAACTCGTCCTACTTCATCGGCCAGATTCTCGCGTCCGCCATCACGATCGGAACGACCGAGATGAAGACGAACTGGGCCTGGCGCCTCCCGTCCCTGCTCCAGATCTGCCCCTCGCTGCTGCAGATCGTCACCGTCTTCTTCCTGCCCGAGTCGCCGCGTTTCCTCATCTCCAAGGACCGGGACGACGACGCCAAGGAGGTGCTCATCAAGTACCACGCCGAGGGCGACGCCAGCTCGCTCCTCGTCCAGGCCGAGATCGTGCAGATCCGCGAGACCATCCGGACGGAGATGGAGGTGTCGAACCAGAGCTGGATGGAGCTCGTGAGCACGTACGGCatgcgccgccgcctcgtcATCACCCTCTTCATCGGTCTCTTCACCCAGCTCTCGGGCAACACCCTGCTCTCGTACTACTCGGGCAAGCTGTTCGAGATGATGGGCTACACCGAGGCCTCGGTCAAGACGCGCATCAACGTGGCCAACGCGTGCTGGAGTCTGCTCAACGCCACCACCATCGCCTTCCTGGTCCCCTACTTCAAGCGCCGCCACATGTTCATGACCTCGGCCCTGTCCATGTGCGCCGTCTTCATCGCCATCACCGTCTCGCTCGAGCGCACCCAGGCGGCCCAGGACGCCGGCTTCAAGAACACGGCCGCCGGCATCTCGGGCCTCTTCTGGTACTTCGCCTTCGCCCCCTGCTACAACATGGGCAACAACGCCCTCACCTACACCTACCTGGTCGAGCTGTGGCCCTACTCGCACCGCAGCCGTGGCATCGGCGTCCAGCAGATCTTTGGCAAGCTCGGCGGCTTCTTCTCCACAAACGTCAACTCCATCGCCCTCGACGCCATCCGCTGGAAGTACATGGCCATCTACTGCGGCTGGATCTTCTTTGAGTTCCTcatcgtcttcttcctctaCCCCGAGACCAGCGGCCGCACCCTGGAGGAGCTGGCTTTCC TGTTCGAGGATGCCAGCCTCAACGagaaggccgccgccgccgtcgagaaGCAGATCCATTACGGGGACGAGAAGGTCGTGCACGAGGAGGGACAGCCGGCTGCCAAGAGCGTCGTCTAA